In one Mesorhizobium australicum genomic region, the following are encoded:
- a CDS encoding TAXI family TRAP transporter solute-binding subunit, which yields MKHTVARLAAAGALAFSLAAAGTAARADEFINVLAGGTSGVYYPLGAALANIYGAKIEGARTQVQATKASVENLNLLQQGKGEIAFALGDSVKFAWEGNTEAGYPGKLDKLRGIAAIYPNYIQIVASQESGIKTLADLKGKSLSVGAPKSGTELNARAILTAAGMSYDDLGKTEYLPFGESVELIKNRQLDATLQSAGLGVGSIKDLASSVAINVVAVPKADVEKIGSPYLAVTIPAGTYQGQDADVETAAVGNFLITHDGVSDETAYQMTKQLFENLPDMVAAHNAAKAIDIKKALDGMPVPLHPGAERYYKEKGLM from the coding sequence ATGAAACACACCGTAGCGCGGCTTGCTGCCGCCGGTGCACTTGCATTCTCGCTGGCGGCCGCCGGCACGGCCGCGCGGGCGGACGAGTTCATCAATGTGCTGGCGGGCGGTACGTCCGGCGTCTACTACCCGCTGGGAGCAGCGCTGGCCAACATCTATGGCGCCAAGATCGAGGGCGCACGCACCCAGGTACAAGCCACGAAGGCGTCCGTGGAAAATCTCAACCTGCTGCAGCAGGGCAAGGGCGAGATCGCCTTCGCGCTCGGCGATTCCGTCAAGTTCGCCTGGGAGGGCAATACCGAGGCCGGCTATCCGGGCAAGCTGGACAAGCTGCGCGGCATCGCGGCGATCTATCCGAACTACATCCAGATCGTTGCGAGCCAGGAATCGGGAATCAAGACGCTCGCGGACCTGAAGGGCAAGAGCCTGTCCGTTGGCGCGCCGAAGTCCGGCACCGAACTCAATGCGCGCGCCATCCTCACGGCGGCGGGCATGAGCTACGATGATCTTGGCAAGACCGAATATCTGCCGTTCGGCGAATCCGTCGAGCTGATCAAGAACCGTCAGCTCGACGCGACGCTTCAGTCGGCCGGCCTTGGCGTCGGCTCGATCAAAGACCTCGCGTCTTCGGTGGCGATCAACGTCGTGGCCGTACCCAAGGCGGATGTCGAGAAGATCGGCAGCCCGTATCTCGCCGTCACCATTCCCGCCGGCACCTATCAGGGACAGGATGCGGATGTGGAAACGGCCGCGGTCGGCAACTTCCTGATCACCCATGACGGCGTGTCGGACGAGACAGCTTACCAGATGACCAAGCAGCTGTTCGAGAACCTTCCCGACATGGTCGCCGCGCACAACGCAGCCAAGGCGATCGACATCAAGAAGGCGTTGGATGGAATGCCCGTGCCACTGCATCCGGGCGCCGAGCGCTACTATAAGGAAAAGGGCCTGATGTAA
- a CDS encoding M24 family metallopeptidase, translating to MTASPARPQTAGAPFDQDKLDRLMDEAGIDVLLATSKHNVQYLLGGYRYIFFHAMDAIGHSRYLPVAIYVRGRPDYAAYVGNRMEGHEQQVNPFWTPSVFTTCWGSVDAAKQAAAHLKKIGLARSRIGMEPGFVPHDAWATLQSELGEARLVDATGMLERMRMIKTPEELARLRLASELITDSMLAVFASQHEGSSKGDIVERLRREETNRGLTFEYALITLGPSHNRAVSPQTWRKGEVMSLDSGGNYHGYIGDLCRMAVLGEPDQELRDLLAEVDAVQQAAFSRIRPGAAGGDMIAHAEKVLKASAVAPYTDFFAHGMGLVSHEAPFLMTNHPVAYEGVDADKPLEAGMVISVETTMLHPSRGFIKLEDTIAVTADGYELMGARGRGWNIGGTE from the coding sequence ATGACCGCATCGCCAGCTCGGCCGCAGACTGCCGGCGCTCCGTTCGACCAGGACAAGCTCGACCGGCTCATGGACGAAGCCGGCATCGACGTCCTGCTCGCCACGTCGAAGCACAATGTCCAGTATCTGCTCGGCGGCTATCGCTACATCTTCTTTCACGCGATGGATGCGATCGGCCACAGCCGCTACCTGCCTGTCGCGATCTATGTCAGGGGCAGGCCGGACTACGCCGCCTATGTCGGCAATCGAATGGAAGGCCACGAGCAGCAGGTGAATCCATTCTGGACACCCTCCGTGTTCACCACATGCTGGGGCTCGGTGGATGCCGCCAAACAGGCCGCCGCTCATTTGAAGAAAATTGGTCTGGCCAGATCGAGAATAGGGATGGAGCCGGGCTTTGTTCCACACGACGCCTGGGCCACGCTCCAGTCCGAACTCGGCGAAGCGAGGCTCGTCGACGCCACTGGCATGCTCGAGCGGATGCGCATGATCAAGACGCCGGAGGAACTGGCCAGGCTGCGGCTCGCGTCGGAACTCATCACGGATTCGATGCTCGCCGTCTTCGCCAGCCAGCACGAAGGATCGTCCAAGGGCGACATCGTCGAGCGGCTGCGCCGCGAGGAAACCAACCGCGGCCTCACCTTCGAATATGCGCTCATCACGCTGGGTCCCAGCCACAACAGGGCAGTGTCGCCGCAGACATGGCGCAAGGGCGAGGTGATGTCGCTCGATTCAGGCGGCAACTATCACGGCTACATCGGTGACCTCTGCCGTATGGCCGTTCTTGGCGAGCCCGACCAGGAACTCAGGGACCTGCTCGCGGAGGTCGACGCCGTCCAGCAGGCTGCATTCTCGCGCATCCGGCCGGGTGCCGCGGGTGGCGACATGATCGCCCATGCGGAGAAGGTGCTGAAGGCCTCCGCCGTTGCGCCCTACACGGATTTCTTCGCCCACGGCATGGGGCTCGTCAGCCACGAGGCGCCGTTCCTGATGACCAATCATCCCGTCGCCTATGAGGGCGTGGATGCCGACAAGCCGCTGGAGGCCGGCATGGTGATCTCGGTCGAGACGACGATGCTCCATCCCTCGCGCGGCTTCATCAAGCTGGAGGACACGATCGCGGTGACGGCTGACGGCTACGAGCTGATGGGCGCGCGCGGCCGCGGCTGGAACATCGGCGGCACGGAGTAG
- a CDS encoding nucleoside/nucleotide kinase family protein, translated as MDEDGLLAAIAERVNERERLIVGIAGAPGSGKSTLAERLRQQIEASGESVAVVPMDGFHFDDRVLSARGLLPRKGAPETFDVAGFRHLLMRRARETEVAIPVFDRSIEISRAGAAVVQAETRILLVEGNYLLLDETPWNGLAGAFDMTVWLDVPVDELERRLVQRWLDHGFSTDAAREKALSNDIPNARRTAARSRAADVTL; from the coding sequence ATGGATGAGGACGGCCTCCTTGCCGCGATCGCGGAACGCGTCAACGAGCGCGAACGGCTGATCGTCGGCATTGCGGGAGCGCCGGGCTCCGGCAAGTCGACGCTTGCCGAACGGCTTCGCCAGCAGATCGAGGCCTCGGGCGAGAGCGTCGCGGTCGTTCCGATGGACGGCTTCCACTTCGACGACAGGGTGCTTTCCGCGCGCGGGCTGCTGCCGCGCAAGGGCGCGCCGGAGACGTTCGACGTCGCGGGCTTCCGCCACCTGCTGATGCGGCGTGCGCGAGAGACGGAGGTTGCGATCCCGGTCTTCGACCGCTCGATCGAGATATCGCGGGCCGGCGCGGCGGTCGTGCAGGCCGAGACGCGGATCCTGCTTGTCGAGGGCAATTACCTGCTGCTCGACGAGACGCCCTGGAACGGCCTCGCCGGCGCGTTCGACATGACTGTATGGCTCGACGTGCCGGTGGATGAACTCGAACGCCGGCTGGTGCAGCGCTGGCTCGACCATGGCTTCTCCACGGACGCGGCACGCGAGAAGGCGCTGTCGAACGATATCCCGAACGCGCGGCGCACCGCCGCCCGCAGCAGGGCGGCGGATGTCACGCTCTGA
- a CDS encoding D-lyxose/D-mannose family sugar isomerase: MKRSEVNHILRNGDAFMREHGQILPPFAYWTPDEMRARRGEIAGIVERRLGWDITDYGRGDFARRGLFLFTARNGDAEDLRKGRGMLYAEKIMISRKDQVAPMHRHNVKAEDIINRGGGVLALKLYASGPDGLIDRGEDVSVPTDGVMRTLPAGGILRLSPGESVTLLPGVWHAFWGEEADVLIGEVSTVNDDLTDNVFSEPIARFSEIEEDEPPLRLLVSDYDTWLA, translated from the coding sequence ATGAAGCGCTCCGAGGTCAACCACATCCTTCGCAATGGCGACGCGTTCATGCGAGAGCATGGGCAGATCCTGCCGCCTTTCGCCTACTGGACACCGGACGAGATGCGCGCCCGGCGCGGCGAGATCGCGGGCATTGTCGAGCGCAGGCTTGGTTGGGACATCACCGATTACGGCCGCGGCGACTTCGCGCGGCGCGGGCTCTTCCTCTTCACCGCGCGCAACGGCGACGCTGAGGACCTGCGCAAGGGACGCGGGATGCTCTACGCCGAAAAGATCATGATCTCGCGCAAGGACCAGGTGGCGCCGATGCATCGCCACAACGTCAAGGCGGAAGACATCATCAACCGCGGCGGCGGCGTGCTGGCGCTGAAGCTCTATGCCTCCGGGCCGGACGGACTGATCGACCGGGGCGAGGACGTGTCGGTGCCCACCGACGGCGTAATGCGGACGCTGCCGGCCGGTGGCATCCTGCGCTTGTCGCCGGGCGAAAGCGTGACGCTGCTGCCCGGGGTCTGGCACGCCTTCTGGGGCGAAGAGGCGGATGTGCTGATCGGCGAGGTGTCGACCGTCAACGACGACCTGACGGACAACGTCTTCTCCGAACCGATCGCGCGCTTCTCCGAGATCGAGGAGGACGAACCGCCGCTGCGCCTGCTCGTCTCCGACTACGATACCTGGCTTGCCTGA
- a CDS encoding TRAP transporter substrate-binding protein translates to MTRLTRMLLGATVALGTITGAAWAQDATLKLHQMLPPQATIPAKALRPWAEKVMKESGGRIKIDQFDAMALGGKPPELIDQAKDGVVDIVWTVIGYTPGRFPSTEAFELPFMMTTGEATSRAVQEYCEKHCMDEFKDWKVIAWHAHGPGLIHSKNPVNKLEDMKGLKVRGGSRMINQMLEKLGATPVGMPVPAVTEALSKGVIDATTIPWEVTPSLKVAELVKNHTGFSGKNGLYTQTFVVAMNKASYDKLPDDLKKVIDDNSGIETAAFFGKVMDDGDKVGLAIAEKLGNNIVTLDEAETQRWKDAAAPLVEAWEAEMTAKGKDGKALVSEARALVDKYSTGM, encoded by the coding sequence ATGACCAGACTGACACGCATGCTGCTGGGCGCAACGGTCGCACTCGGCACGATTACAGGCGCCGCTTGGGCGCAGGACGCGACGCTCAAACTGCACCAGATGCTGCCGCCACAGGCGACGATTCCCGCCAAGGCGCTGCGGCCCTGGGCCGAGAAGGTGATGAAGGAGTCGGGCGGGCGCATCAAGATCGACCAGTTCGACGCGATGGCGCTGGGCGGCAAGCCGCCGGAACTGATCGACCAGGCCAAGGACGGCGTCGTCGACATCGTCTGGACCGTCATCGGCTATACGCCCGGCCGTTTCCCGTCGACGGAAGCGTTCGAGCTTCCGTTCATGATGACGACCGGCGAGGCGACCTCGCGGGCGGTGCAGGAATACTGCGAAAAGCACTGCATGGACGAATTCAAGGACTGGAAGGTCATCGCGTGGCATGCGCACGGCCCAGGCCTGATCCATTCCAAGAATCCGGTGAACAAGCTGGAGGACATGAAGGGGCTGAAAGTGCGCGGCGGCTCGCGCATGATCAACCAGATGCTGGAGAAACTTGGCGCCACGCCGGTCGGCATGCCGGTGCCGGCCGTGACCGAGGCGCTGTCCAAGGGCGTGATCGACGCGACCACGATCCCGTGGGAAGTGACCCCGTCGCTCAAGGTGGCCGAGCTGGTGAAGAACCATACCGGGTTCTCCGGCAAGAACGGCCTCTACACGCAGACCTTCGTGGTGGCGATGAACAAGGCTTCGTACGACAAGCTGCCGGATGATTTGAAGAAGGTCATCGACGACAATTCCGGCATCGAAACGGCCGCCTTCTTCGGCAAGGTGATGGACGACGGGGACAAGGTCGGCCTGGCGATCGCCGAGAAGCTCGGCAACAACATCGTCACGCTCGACGAAGCCGAGACGCAGCGCTGGAAAGACGCCGCTGCGCCGCTGGTCGAGGCCTGGGAGGCGGAAATGACCGCCAAGGGCAAGGACGGCAAGGCGCTGGTGTCGGAAGCTCGCGCGCTGGTCGATAAATACTCGACCGGCATGTAG
- a CDS encoding 5-methyltetrahydropteroyltriglutamate--homocysteine S-methyltransferase: MPTPPYRADHVGSLLRPERVKAARKAHYEDHTLDWEELKGIEDEAIREAVRQQEEAGLLAVTDGEFRRSFWHYDFMGELSGFDLEERDEGIQFHGVKLRPIFPTIKEKLDFPDDHPMLDHYRYVASVTKVTPKISIPGPSCCHFRVAKADIHPKEYRDDPEALFADLAKTYAKAVKAFYDAGCRYLQMDDIFFAYLCDPKHRAAKKADGQDPDWLIERYAWMMHEAIKDRPDDMLIAMHMCRGNFASTYAAEGAYDPAADAIFNQTGVDVYFMEYDTERAGGLEPLRLLPRGNKRVLPGFITTKTGDLEKLDDLKRKFDAASKFADIAQLGIAPQCGFASTEEGNKVTADDQRRKLDLVVKTAEAIWGGVDR; encoded by the coding sequence ATGCCCACCCCACCCTATCGCGCCGACCATGTCGGCAGTCTTTTGCGTCCCGAGCGGGTCAAGGCCGCGCGCAAGGCCCATTACGAGGACCACACGCTCGACTGGGAAGAGCTGAAGGGAATCGAGGACGAGGCGATCCGCGAGGCCGTGCGCCAGCAGGAGGAGGCCGGTCTGCTGGCCGTGACCGACGGCGAGTTCCGCCGCTCCTTCTGGCACTACGACTTCATGGGCGAACTCAGCGGCTTCGACCTGGAAGAGCGCGACGAAGGCATCCAGTTCCACGGCGTGAAGCTCCGGCCGATCTTCCCGACGATCAAGGAGAAGCTCGACTTTCCCGACGATCATCCGATGCTCGACCACTACCGCTACGTCGCCTCGGTGACGAAGGTTACCCCGAAGATCTCGATTCCGGGGCCGTCGTGCTGTCACTTCCGCGTCGCGAAGGCCGACATCCATCCGAAGGAATATCGCGACGACCCGGAAGCGCTGTTCGCCGATCTGGCGAAAACCTACGCGAAGGCGGTGAAGGCGTTCTACGATGCCGGTTGCCGCTACCTGCAGATGGACGACATTTTCTTCGCCTATCTCTGCGACCCCAAGCATCGGGCTGCGAAGAAGGCTGACGGCCAGGATCCGGACTGGCTGATCGAGCGCTATGCCTGGATGATGCACGAGGCGATCAAGGACCGCCCCGACGACATGCTGATCGCCATGCACATGTGCCGCGGCAACTTCGCCTCCACCTATGCGGCCGAGGGCGCCTACGATCCCGCGGCTGATGCGATCTTCAACCAGACCGGCGTCGACGTCTATTTCATGGAATACGACACCGAGCGCGCCGGCGGGCTCGAGCCGCTGCGCCTGCTGCCGCGCGGCAACAAGCGCGTCCTGCCGGGCTTCATCACCACCAAGACCGGCGATCTCGAAAAGCTCGACGATCTCAAGCGCAAGTTCGACGCCGCCTCGAAATTCGCCGACATCGCCCAACTCGGCATCGCCCCCCAATGCGGATTCGCCTCGACCGAGGAGGGCAACAAGGTGACGGCCGACGACCAGCGCCGCAAGCTCGACCTGGTCGTGAAGACCGCAGAGGCGATCTGGGGCGGCGTCGACAGATAG
- a CDS encoding IclR family transcriptional regulator — MTLSPKPTGNSQSLQRGLEILLILDQAAAPVGIREIARQLELSATIVQRLINTLAHNHFVTQDPETRRYSIGYRALGLGWSLTKKDRLISVAKPELDMLATKHLLNGYLGIQRGLRAVYILSAQSEGPIVIRSVPGSETYLHSTALGKVLLAGLADDEVERLLRSERLEQVTPKTCTDPKVLLKQIQEVRDQGYAVITGENISGVVSVGAPIRDASERTVAALSTAFAEWASPEFDVAGITILVRESATRISRMLGSRSA, encoded by the coding sequence ATGACACTGAGCCCGAAGCCCACTGGAAACAGCCAGTCCCTTCAGCGGGGCCTGGAAATCCTGCTGATCCTCGACCAGGCGGCTGCTCCGGTTGGAATCAGAGAGATCGCGAGGCAACTCGAACTCAGCGCCACAATCGTCCAGCGCCTAATCAACACGCTGGCGCACAACCATTTCGTCACCCAGGATCCGGAGACGCGCCGCTATTCGATAGGATACCGGGCCTTGGGCCTCGGCTGGAGCCTGACCAAGAAGGATCGCCTGATCTCTGTAGCCAAGCCGGAACTCGACATGCTGGCCACGAAGCACCTGCTCAACGGCTATCTGGGTATCCAGCGCGGCCTGCGCGCCGTCTATATCCTCTCCGCGCAGAGCGAGGGACCGATCGTTATCCGCAGCGTCCCGGGAAGCGAGACCTACCTTCACAGCACCGCACTTGGAAAAGTGCTGCTCGCAGGTTTGGCCGACGACGAGGTGGAGAGGCTGCTTCGCAGCGAGCGGCTTGAGCAGGTGACGCCCAAGACATGTACCGATCCCAAGGTCCTGCTCAAACAGATCCAGGAAGTGCGAGACCAGGGCTACGCCGTGATCACCGGAGAGAACATTTCCGGAGTAGTCTCAGTCGGCGCCCCGATCCGCGATGCGTCGGAGCGAACCGTCGCAGCTCTAAGCACAGCATTCGCAGAATGGGCATCGCCCGAGTTCGACGTCGCCGGGATCACAATTTTGGTCAGAGAAAGCGCCACCCGCATTTCCAGAATGCTGGGAAGCCGATCAGCATAA